A region of the Stieleria neptunia genome:
CGGTCAACGGCCCCCAGGTTTCCCCACCGTCGCTGGACCAACACTGGGCAACCACGCCTTCCTTGGAACGGCAGAGCACCTGCAGCTGATTTCCCGGGTGCACAAGGAGACTCGGCTGGATCGCATTGAAGTTGGTCGCATCGTTGATCGGCCCGATGATCTGCCAAGTCTTGCCAAGATCTCGACTGATTTCAAAGTGCACGCGCCAGCCGTCGTGCTCGGTACTGGAGGGACACAGAATCGTTCCGTCAGCCAATTGGATCGGCTTGTTCTTGACCGGGCCGATCAGGTTGGGATTGCCGGCGCCGAGTTTCGCGTCGGTTCCAAGCCGATGTGGCTTGGACCACGTCGCGCCATGATCGTCGGACGTCATCAACATGCCCCACCAATGTGACGCGCGGCCATGTTTCGGGTCGACGACTTTGTAGAACAGCAGCAGTGGTCCATCGTGGGGCTGATACAGGACCGGATTACCGACGCGGTGCTCTTCGGTCTCGCCTTCGCTGCCATCGGCCACTTGGACCGGCTGCTGCCATTTGCCATCCACCTGACGGGCCACCCAGATCACGTTGTCGAGCGCCGGTTCGTTCGTCCCGCCGAACCATGCAGCCACCAATCCGTCCGGCGTTTCGGCCAGCGTCGATGAATGACATTGTGGTGTCGGTCGGTCCTGGGGATCGAACACAAACCCGCTGCGCAGGTGGGCACCGCGGCCCGGCACCGAGACCGATGGCAGCTTGAGCAGCGAGAGGTGTTGATTTTCCGCCCGCCAGATCGGTGAGCCTCGATAAAGTTCCCCGACGCGATAGCGCGGGTTGGGTGTCGTCGCGGTTTCCATGATGCGAGTGATCGCGTCAACTTTCGCAGGGTGATCGTCTGCCACGTCACGAGATTCACCAGGATCGCGGTTGAGATCATAGAGGCGGACAGCCCCGTTCTCTTTCCCCAGGCGAATCCCTTTCCAGTCGCCCAGACGCACCGCTTGGTCGTAGTACTTGCGACAGTGACCGTAATCCCAGTACAGATAGTCACGTTGGACCGTGAGTGGTTTGCCGAGCAATGCATCAAGCACGGAGACACCATCGATGTCGGCAGGGGCATCGCCGCCGGCGATCTGGGCGAACGTCGGCAACAGGTCTTGAAATGCGATGACTTGGTCGCTGACGGACGCCGCGGGAATCTTGCCGGGCCAGCGTGCGATGAAGGGAACGCGGATGCCGCCTTCGGTGAGATCACGTTTGAATCCCCGCAAGGGGCCGTTGGTTTCAAACCTGTCCCAGACCGCCGTGTGGCCGCCGTTGTCGCTGCTGAACACCAGCAGCGTGTTCTCCGCCAGACCCAACGCTCCGATCTGGTCGGCGATCCGACCGACGCCGGCGTCCAACCGGTGAACCATCGCGGCGTATTTTTTGGCCTTTTCCGGCCAATCACGATCCGAATACGGGTCGGTCGACGGGACGGCTAAACCGTCGGCGTCTTCGGTCTTGGAAGAAAAGTGCGGCAGTGTGTAGGCGGCATACAGGAAAAACGGTTCGTGCTTCGATTCCTGAATGAACCGCAACGCGTGGTCAGTCAACACATCGTGGCTGTAAGTGTGTTTCGTGACCGGGTTGCCGGGCAATTCGATCCGGCCTTCACCGCGATCGAGATACTCCGTGAAGTAATAATGCGCGTGGTCCTGGTTCAGATAACCGACCCATTCGTCGAATCCCTGTCGTGTGGCGGCGCCGACGGTTCCGGCATCGCCGAGCGACCACTTGCCGACGCCCCCGCAACGATACCCGGCGTCCTTGAGCACTTCTGCAACGGTGCGGTCCTGGTCACCGAGGTAAGTCGGATAGTGTGGAATGTTGTCGCGAGCCGGCGTATGACCGCCATGCAATCCCGTCATCAACACGCTCCGTGACGGAGTGCACACCGGACCGCCGGCGTAGGCTTGGGTGAAACGGATTCCTTGCTGTGCCAGCCGGTCAATGTTGGGCGTGGCGATCAACTTCTGCCCATAGCAACCGAGGTCACCGTAGCCGAGATCATCGGCGACGATCAGAACGATGTTGGGCGATACAGACTGCGGTTCCATCGAGAATGCAGTCGTCGGAGCGAGGCTTGCCGATAGCAGACACAGCGTCCACACCGAAACATAGAGATGACCCAGGGGCGATTTCATGGAGCAAGAAACTTGACGATGGACAGGGGGGCGACGATCAGATCACGCGAGAATGTCGTGACGTGGCATCGAAGCCATCAAACTTCATTCAGCCATTCACACGGCGACGGTATGGTACAATAAAATCTCCCGCCGCAGTGGATATCGATTGGTAGCGGTCAAGCAGCCAATCCTGTCGCACTGCTTGCATTGCCCACCCTGATGTCACCCGAATCGTGACCTTTATGAATCGATCCTGCTGCGTGTGTTGGTTGTTCCTCGTCTTGTTTGCCGTCGGAATGCACGCCGACCACCCCGTGCGAGCCGGTGGTTTGCAGGCCGGAGCGGCGTCGGTGGACATTTCTCCCCGCACGTTGCCGGCGATCCGCAACGGCGGCTTTCTGCAAGCCGAATGGAATCGTGTCGACGATCCGTTGCATGCCCGTTGTCTGGTGTTGTCCGATGGCAACGAAACGATCGCGATCACGATCGTCGATTCGTGCATGCTGCCCACCGACATTTGCGAAGCCATCAAAGCCAAGGTGGCCGACGAAATTCCACTTCCGCCCGATCGTATTTTGATCAGCGCCACGCACACCCATTCGGCCCCTTCGGTGATGTCGTACTGCCTGGGCAGCAGCCGCGATGAAGCGTACGTCGAATTCGTCGTCCCACAAATCGCCCAAGCGATCGTATCTGCGCACGGGAATCTGCAACCGGCAAAGCTCGGTTGGGCGTCCGTGGACGCGGAAGGACAAACGAATTGCCGCCGCTGGATCACCCGCAGCGATCGGGTTCGGACCGATCCCTTCGGCGAGTCGACGGTGCGGGCCATGATGCATCCCGGTTACCTGAATCCCGACTACGTCAGTCCGGCCGGTCCGGTCGATCCGCAACTGTCCGTGCTGAGTGTCGTGGCCGTCCAGGACGACGCGCCGATCTGCGTGATGGCAAATTACTCGATGCACTACTTCGGCAGCAGTTCCGGATTCTCGGCAGACTACTTCGGTGAGGTGGCCAGACAACTGGAATCGCAAATCGCCCATGCCGACGACGAATCACAGCACGCCTTCGTCGGCATCATGTCGCAAGGAACCAGCGGTGATCTGCATTGGATGAACTACGCCAAACCACATCAACGCGTCGATCGAACGGACTATGCGAGGACGATCACCGAAACAATCCTGTCGGCGCGGAAGCAGATCGAGTATCGGTCGGATCTGACGATCGCGATGGCCGAGTCACGAATGAAACTGCGTCGACGGACGCCCGATGCACAACGTCTGGCCTGGGCCAAAACGCTCAACGAACGACGTGGTCAGCGTCGCCCCAAAGACCGCCCGGAAGTCTACGCGCAGCAGGCGGAGTGGATTGACGAGAACCCGGAAACCGAAGTGGTGTTGCAGGCCGTGCGGATCGGCGACCTGGGCATCACGGCGCTGCCGAACGAAGTTTACGGAATCACGGGGTTGAAACTGAAACGGCAGAGCCCGCTCGGCGGCACCTTTAACTTGGAACTCGCCAACGGTGCCGAAGGGTACATCCCGCCGCCGGAGCAACATCGGCTGGGCGGATACACGACTTGGCCGGCGCGAACGGCTGGATTGGAAATCGATGCGGAACCGAAGATCGTCGAGCGGGTGTTGTCGCTGCTGGAATCCGTCTCGGGCAAAAAGCGACGCCCGCCGGTCGATCCGCCCAACGCCTATTCCCGCGCGATCCTTCATGCCAAACCCGCCGCGTACTGGCGTTTGGGCGACATGGTGGTCGACCGCGCGACCGATGCGACGGGAAATCACCACGCGACGTACCAGGGCGGGGTCGCACTCTATTTGCCGGGCCCCGACGGCGACGGTTTCGACGGTGCAGCCAATCGCAGCGTGTACTTTGCCGGCGGATCGCTGCAGGCGAAGCTGGAAACGTTGCCAGCCACCTACAGCGTGTCGATGTGGTTTTGGAACGGATTGCCCGCCGACGGAATCCAACACACCGGAACGTTATTCTCGCGCGACAGCAACGCTTCCCGAGAATCGTTGTCGATCGTCGGTGATGACCAGGGCATGACCACGCTGGCCGTTGACACGGGATCGGCACGACACGTCGCAGCGACTCCGCTGGCAACCAAGGCTTGGCACCACGTCACGCTGGTGCGAGAGGCCGATGCGGTGGTGATTTATTTGGACGGCAACGCCGAACCGGAATTGGACGTGCGGCATCAGACCGTCGCCGACGAACCGGCAGCTGAGATTTCCTTCGGCCAGTTCGATGGCAAACTGGACGAGGTCGCGCTGTTCGCGCGTCCCCTGTCGGCCGAAGCATCCGCGGGCATCTATCGCACCGCGGACATGCAACGCCCGGCACGTCCCCGGCGGCCGGTCACGCAAAGCGAAAAGCAGTCCGACGCCGGATCACTGAAACGTTACGCCGACGCAGTTCAAGCTTCGCGACCGCTCGCCTATTGGCGTTTGCATGACACCGATCGCGACTCCGCGCGTGACGAAGTGGGCGGCAACCACGCTCGGTATGAACGCAATGCCGGCCCCCGGAAACCCGGCACGGCCACCCCGAATTTTTCGGGCGGACGCGTCTTGGCGGGCGTCTCGAAGCTTGACGATCAATACAGCGTCGAATTCTGGTTCCGCAACGAACTGCCCATCACCAGTCGTCCGGTCACCGCCTACCTGTTCACACGCGGCATCAACGGGGCCGACGCCGCCCCCGGTGACAGTTTGGGGATCGGCGGAACACACGCCTCGACAGGTCGGTTGCTGGTGTTCAACGGCAACGACCGCAATGAATTGATCGGCGGAAAGACACAACTCGTCCCGGGCGGTTGGAATCACGTGGTGATGACACGCGACGGCGAAAAGCTGGCCGTTTTTCTGAACGGTGAAATGGAAATCGATGGGCGGCTCGCAAAGACCTATCCCGACCGCTGCGCCGAGTTCCAGATCGGTGGCCGCAATGACAACTTTGCCAATCTGCAAGGCATGATCGAAGAGGTTGCGATTTATGATCGCGCGATCACTCTCGACGAAGCCAAAACGCATTTTATTGCCGCCGGCGTGAAGGCCGTTGCAAAACCAAAACCGCAAGCGAATGCCCAGCGGGAAACTTCGCCCAAACCGACCGCGGCGGACGAGTCACTGAAAAAGATTCACGTTCGCGAAGGCTATCAAGTCCAATTGGTCGCCAGCGAACCGCAGTTGAAGGATCCGGTTGCGATCGACTGGGGGATCGACGGCAGATTGTGGGTCGTCGAAATGGCCGACTATCCGCTGGGGATGGATGGGCAAGGCAAACCGGGCGGCCGGATTCGCGTGTTGGAAGATCGAGACGCAGACGGCTACTACGAAACATCGACCTTGTTCGCCGATGGGCTGAGCTTTCCGAACGGCATTCTGGTCTGGGGCAACGGTATTCTGATCACCGCCGCACCGGAGATTTTGTATCTGGAAGACAGCAACGGGGATGGCAAAGCCGACGTGCGGCGGTCGCTATTCCAGGGATTCCTCGAAGGCAACCAGCAGTTGCGCGTCAACGGGTTGCGTTGGGGACTGGATAATTGGGTTCACTGCGCCAGCGGCAGCCATCACGCGGGCTACGGCAAGGGCAACCAGATTACGTCGGCGCTCACCGGCAAGAACCATTCAGTCGGCAGCCGTGACTTTCGCATTCGGCCGGACAGCGGCGAGATCGATCCGCAGAGTGGACCTTCGCAATACGGGCGCAACCGAGACGACTGGGGGAACTGGTTCGGCGTGCAGAACAGTCGCCCGCTTTGGCATTACGTCTTGGCCGATGAAGACATTCGTCGCAACCCGCACTTCGCGCCGCCGGATCCGAAACATCTGGTCGTCACGCCGGTCAACCCTCCGGTGTTCCCCGCCGCACAGCTGCAAAAGCGTTTTCACAGCTTCAACCAATCCGGGCGTTTCACGTCAGCCTGTTCGGCGATGATCTATCGCGACGACTTGCTGTTTCCGCCAAGTGACGTCGAGCAACACGCGTTTACTTGCGAACCGTTTCACAACTTGGTTCAACACAACATCATCACCGAAGCCGGCGTCAGTTTTGACTTTCACCGGGACCCTGCCGAGGATGTCGTTGATTTCTTTGCCAGTGAAGACCGCTGGTGTCGGCCGGTGATGGTTCGCACCGGCCCCGACGGCGCCTTGTGGATTGTCGATATGTATCGCTACATGATCGAGCATCCCCAGTGGCTGCCTCAAAACGGAAAAGATGAACTGAGACCGTATTATCGGCTCGGAGAAAACCATGGTCGGATCTATCGCGTCCTACCCTCCGGCAAGAATCCGGGAATGCCAAAGATCGACGATTCAAGTGAAGGGTTGCTGCGTGCCATGGCCAGCTCGAACGGCTGGCAGCGAGACGTGGCGCAGCGTACTCTGGTTCGCACGAAGGACATGGCAGCGGTTCCGCATCTTCGATCGATGGCAATCGCCGACGACCGGCCACGCCAGCGACTGCAAGCCCTGTGCACGCTCGATGGGATGCAGGCGTTGAGCCCCGATGTCTTGCAG
Encoded here:
- a CDS encoding exo-alpha-sialidase; this translates as MKSPLGHLYVSVWTLCLLSASLAPTTAFSMEPQSVSPNIVLIVADDLGYGDLGCYGQKLIATPNIDRLAQQGIRFTQAYAGGPVCTPSRSVLMTGLHGGHTPARDNIPHYPTYLGDQDRTVAEVLKDAGYRCGGVGKWSLGDAGTVGAATRQGFDEWVGYLNQDHAHYYFTEYLDRGEGRIELPGNPVTKHTYSHDVLTDHALRFIQESKHEPFFLYAAYTLPHFSSKTEDADGLAVPSTDPYSDRDWPEKAKKYAAMVHRLDAGVGRIADQIGALGLAENTLLVFSSDNGGHTAVWDRFETNGPLRGFKRDLTEGGIRVPFIARWPGKIPAASVSDQVIAFQDLLPTFAQIAGGDAPADIDGVSVLDALLGKPLTVQRDYLYWDYGHCRKYYDQAVRLGDWKGIRLGKENGAVRLYDLNRDPGESRDVADDHPAKVDAITRIMETATTPNPRYRVGELYRGSPIWRAENQHLSLLKLPSVSVPGRGAHLRSGFVFDPQDRPTPQCHSSTLAETPDGLVAAWFGGTNEPALDNVIWVARQVDGKWQQPVQVADGSEGETEEHRVGNPVLYQPHDGPLLLFYKVVDPKHGRASHWWGMLMTSDDHGATWSKPHRLGTDAKLGAGNPNLIGPVKNKPIQLADGTILCPSSTEHDGWRVHFEISRDLGKTWQIIGPINDATNFNAIQPSLLVHPGNQLQVLCRSKEGVVAQCWSSDGGETWGPLTATPLPNPNSGTDAVTLADGRHLLVYNHTIKRGPFPAARSMLNVALSTDGKQWNPVLTLEREPGAEFSYPAVIQATDGKVHISYTWKRQSIRHVVLDPDQL
- a CDS encoding neutral/alkaline non-lysosomal ceramidase N-terminal domain-containing protein: MNRSCCVCWLFLVLFAVGMHADHPVRAGGLQAGAASVDISPRTLPAIRNGGFLQAEWNRVDDPLHARCLVLSDGNETIAITIVDSCMLPTDICEAIKAKVADEIPLPPDRILISATHTHSAPSVMSYCLGSSRDEAYVEFVVPQIAQAIVSAHGNLQPAKLGWASVDAEGQTNCRRWITRSDRVRTDPFGESTVRAMMHPGYLNPDYVSPAGPVDPQLSVLSVVAVQDDAPICVMANYSMHYFGSSSGFSADYFGEVARQLESQIAHADDESQHAFVGIMSQGTSGDLHWMNYAKPHQRVDRTDYARTITETILSARKQIEYRSDLTIAMAESRMKLRRRTPDAQRLAWAKTLNERRGQRRPKDRPEVYAQQAEWIDENPETEVVLQAVRIGDLGITALPNEVYGITGLKLKRQSPLGGTFNLELANGAEGYIPPPEQHRLGGYTTWPARTAGLEIDAEPKIVERVLSLLESVSGKKRRPPVDPPNAYSRAILHAKPAAYWRLGDMVVDRATDATGNHHATYQGGVALYLPGPDGDGFDGAANRSVYFAGGSLQAKLETLPATYSVSMWFWNGLPADGIQHTGTLFSRDSNASRESLSIVGDDQGMTTLAVDTGSARHVAATPLATKAWHHVTLVREADAVVIYLDGNAEPELDVRHQTVADEPAAEISFGQFDGKLDEVALFARPLSAEASAGIYRTADMQRPARPRRPVTQSEKQSDAGSLKRYADAVQASRPLAYWRLHDTDRDSARDEVGGNHARYERNAGPRKPGTATPNFSGGRVLAGVSKLDDQYSVEFWFRNELPITSRPVTAYLFTRGINGADAAPGDSLGIGGTHASTGRLLVFNGNDRNELIGGKTQLVPGGWNHVVMTRDGEKLAVFLNGEMEIDGRLAKTYPDRCAEFQIGGRNDNFANLQGMIEEVAIYDRAITLDEAKTHFIAAGVKAVAKPKPQANAQRETSPKPTAADESLKKIHVREGYQVQLVASEPQLKDPVAIDWGIDGRLWVVEMADYPLGMDGQGKPGGRIRVLEDRDADGYYETSTLFADGLSFPNGILVWGNGILITAAPEILYLEDSNGDGKADVRRSLFQGFLEGNQQLRVNGLRWGLDNWVHCASGSHHAGYGKGNQITSALTGKNHSVGSRDFRIRPDSGEIDPQSGPSQYGRNRDDWGNWFGVQNSRPLWHYVLADEDIRRNPHFAPPDPKHLVVTPVNPPVFPAAQLQKRFHSFNQSGRFTSACSAMIYRDDLLFPPSDVEQHAFTCEPFHNLVQHNIITEAGVSFDFHRDPAEDVVDFFASEDRWCRPVMVRTGPDGALWIVDMYRYMIEHPQWLPQNGKDELRPYYRLGENHGRIYRVLPSGKNPGMPKIDDSSEGLLRAMASSNGWQRDVAQRTLVRTKDMAAVPHLRSMAIADDRPRQRLQALCTLDGMQALSPDVLQAALRDPHPAVRRQAVRLAAGHVVEVQTLVSLVEDENAKVRLQLAATLGTYEAPLASQALASLAWKSADDAYIVANVMSSLSDRNITDVLNAFMTIASDSAARNRNDHPLQQQLFAQVAALGDADAIGQTIVSLAGRSGSPPEPWQLSGLAELLDGLEKRKFSITQLSDAQQQLIAESIGQARRVVSKASGKLTPTVDSSLRLLLRQPDASTDDMRLLSDLLVPQSTVELQLAVVDRLANESDPQIGAVLLSGWPSYGPALRSRVLDVLSSRAAWSSALLAAVRSEKLSSGEIGPAIRERLLATKDKTLQSGWTQAFVSSTSPDRRKVIEDYQAALTLGGDVNRGAKVFGKSCAACHRLGNVGHEVGPNLASITDKRPHVLLSNIMDPSAAVEARYLTYIVLSDDGRVHNGLLGTETGSSITLVTGEGKRETILRSEIEELRASGKSLMPDGLEKELSPQDVADLIALLRSDPTSAD